A genomic segment from Malus domestica chromosome 05, GDT2T_hap1 encodes:
- the LOC103436649 gene encoding uncharacterized protein ycf45 translates to MSNCSLWATANTKPAAAVRVKRLNLNQKYYYKSSSISYSSSSSSSSFTGCLLRMRMGKRARMAMASNCLHHEQENHLLSLLQILPRDLHDNLLNQPQPKRAQLLEVIMDLGRLPEARYLDDLGAQYLRTTAVSLKELEDAQNAVGDFGGDNRAGIAGTLHRISAIRSRKGMIVGLTCRVGRAVSGHIDMVYDLLQYSKSILFIGRPGVGKTTVLREIARVMSDEYHKRVVIVDTSNEIGGDGNIPHAAIGRARRMQVTEPSMQHKVMIEAVENHMPEVIIVDEIGTESEALACRSIAERGVMLIATAHGQKLENIIKNPTLTDLVGGVETVTLGDGEAKSRKCQKTVLERQASPTFEFLIEMRQRDYWVTHQTAKSVDLLLCGKIPQVEVRTRDKELKVVIERSKAYDQCDA, encoded by the exons ATGAGTAATTGTAGTTTGTGGGCAACTGCAAACACAAAGCCGGCGGCGGCGGTGAGAGTGAAGCGATTGAATTTGAACCAGAAGTACTACTACAAGAGCAGCAGCATTTCGtactcctcctcctcatcgTCCTCCTCCTTCACGGGGTGCCTCCTGCGAATGAGAATGGGAAAGAGGGCGCGTATGGCTATGGCTTCCAATTGCCTTCATCACGAGCAGGAGAACCATCTCCTCTCCTTGTTGCAG ATTCTTCCGCGTGATTTGCATGACAATTTGCTCAATCAACCCCAACCCAAACGAGCTCAACTCTTAGAG GTTATAATGGATTTGGGTCGACTGCCTGAAGCACGCTACCTTGATGATCTTGGCGCCCAATATTTGAGGACAACTGCG GTTTCATTGAAAGAGTTGGAGGATGCTCAAAATGCAGTTGGAGATTTTGGGGGGGACAATAGAGCTGGCATTGCGGGTACCTTGCACAGAATATCAGCAATCAGGAGTAGGAAAGGGATGATCGTTGGATTAACTTGCCGAGTTGGCAGGGCTGTTTCTGGTCATATTGACATGGTTTACGATCTGCTTCAATACAGCAAGAGCATCTTGTTTATCGGAAG GCCCGGGGTTGGTAAGACCACTGTTTTGCGAGAGATTGCTCGAGTCATGTCAGATGAATATCACAAAAGAGTG GTAATTGTTGATACAAGCAAtgaaataggaggggatggaaaTATTCCACATGCAGCAATAGGACGGGCGCGGAGAATGCAGGTAACAGAACCATCCATGCAACACAAAGTTATGATTGAGGCAGTTGAAAACCACATGCCTGAAGTGATCATTGTCGATGAGATTGGCACGGAATCTGAAGCTCTTGCTTGTCGCTCGATTGCCGAGAGAGGGGTCATGCTTATTGCTACTGCTCATGGGCAGAAGCTTGAGAATATAATAAAGAATCCTACTCTAACTGATCTG GTTGGAGGAGTAGAAACTGTTACTTTAGGAGATGGAGAAGCCAAATCTAGAAAATGTCAGAAAACCGTTCTTGAAAGACAAGCATCCCCAACATTTGAGTTCTTAATTGAGATGAGACAGAGGGACTATTGGGTTACACATCAG ACAGCAAAGAGTGTAGACCTTCTGCTTTGCGGAAAAATCCCACAGGTCGAG